Proteins encoded together in one Xenopus laevis strain J_2021 chromosome 6L, Xenopus_laevis_v10.1, whole genome shotgun sequence window:
- the psmg4.L gene encoding proteasome assembly chaperone 4, with amino-acid sequence MAVPVQRYNSARIFTVYDGAAVQFHYLSEKICEQLVHFHVMAMEDCFFLWVGLSPLLANLSVAMCRRFKNNNMSTLVLGDTSDIMSTSFAQRLAKKTKKQVFSSMNIPNKESQLMILVEKRIRQEMDAFPEKF; translated from the exons ATGGCAGTGCCTGTGCag CGCTACAACAGTGCTCGGATTTTCACTGTATATGATGGAGCCGCTGTCCAGTTCCATTACTTATCGGAGAAGATTTGCGAACAGCTCGTGCATTTCCATGTAATGGCCATGGAGGACTGCTTCTTCCTGTGGGTCGGGCTCTCGCCTCTTTTAGCCAATTTGTCCGTGGCTATGTGCAGgagattt aaaaataacaatatgtcTACATTGGTTCTTGGGGATACCTCTGATATCATGTCAACTTCTTTTGCACAAAGATTAG caaagaagacaaaaaaacaagtgttttccagcatgaacatcccaaATAAGGAAAGCCAGCTAATGATACTGGTTGAGAAACGCATCCGGCAGGAGATGGACGCCTTTCCTGAAAAGTTCTGA
- the XB5835883.L gene encoding telomere end-binding protein PTOP (The RefSeq protein has 1 substitution compared to this genomic sequence) yields MTAYQCSIGHPWIMDILAKYKKNVKYKPVTAQVVEFVKMSAMSSDDSQGVAAVVHISDRKYYIRGIITKEAQVILEREDEHFTLGDIKNKIIILKNYNVVFTAVEDLNSCEFSITVHHFSILPMETNSVDLLNCNMNPAVRRKIKELWQNYMAEQAMNASSADMSLSEISLTQLLNIACEERLSALKSLAEQCLDIDQPSNQDTPQAMTRWGEEIRKNTDANKFNIPLDLLLISPDEEAALEQITGATVQHSSCNDTYVSSEMDDAIAEHHSEKEPSSPSYSTALSTQSDDYFDDVPATQSVNPWNKLQPLSLTLSSVSQAKASSSEAQQNTDEDTLEDSESGESIAQTLLGPSVRGSSGSQQESSPLIFSDRMCRREAIEESSDIHETVTTQRQNVSSNSGLTSGQRKVNSDRTTSPPLLLPLNRISLSSIAPIKRQSSPKRLCSIILSDSESEPSHSSMKPLVCPEETAKKHEDKRECYPLRGRKAKRKTFFSDSDTSLSDAESPNLEYEPVQKMEQNKFESNVSLVGQDLNVPKLVGEDLNVPDTHNEAEKASSHMLGGKDRGNHCLFIEKKQCKEEGAIRRVLNPKLCTKKSPNKTKHSWQSIESTRSKGENAKIESARASTTKQINASAKNQARNTRSKDIQLTLDFSNTNMVHYDGTPFQYTYTTPSAELCSCVDTIRLPADLCEWARKILLEPEKLVS; encoded by the exons ATGACTGCCTATCAATGTTCCATTGGTCACCCTTGGATAATGGATATTCTTgccaaatataagaaaaatgtaaaatacaagccTGTTACTGCCCAGGTGGTTGAG TTTGTAAAGATGTCGGCTATGTCCTCAGATGACTCCCAAGGTGTAGCAGCAGTTGTACATATTTCTGATAGAAAGTACTACATCCGAGGCATCATCACAAAGGAAGCACAAGTAATACTGGAAAG AGAGGATGAGCACTTCACATTGGGTGACATCAAGAACAAAATTATCATCCTGAAGAATTATAATGTTGTTTTTACTGCAGTGGAAGACCTA AACAGTTGTGAATTCTCCATAACTGTTCACCATTTCAGTATATTGCCGATGGAAACAAATAGTGTAGATCTGTTGAACTG CAACATGAACCCTGCAGTGAGAAGGAAGATCAAAGAACTATGGCA aAATTACACGGCAGAACAGGCTATGAATGCATCATCAGCTGATATGAGTTTATCAG AAATATCTCTTACTCAGCTACTGAATATTGCATGTGAAGAAAGGCTCAGTGCTTTAAAGTCACTTGCAGAGCAGTGCCTCGATATTGACCAACCTTCTAACCAGGATACCCCACAAGCCATGACTAGGTGGGGAGAGGAAATAAGGAAAAACACG GATGCTAATAAGTTTAATATCCCTTTGGATTTACTCCTTATTTCACCAGATGAGGAAGCTGCTTTGGAACAGATTACAGGTGCTACAGTGCAACATT CATCCTGTAATGATACTTATGTGTCCAGTGAAATGGATGATGCCATAGCTGAGCATCATAGTGAAAAAGAGCCTTCCT CTCCCTCATATAGCACTGCATTGTCAACTCAAAGTGATGACTACTTTGATGATGTTCCTGCAACTCAGTCTGTGAATCCTTGGAACAAATTGCAGCCACTTAGCCTCACTTTGAGCTCTG TTTCCCAGGCAAAAGCCTCTTCCTCTGAAGCCCAGCAAAATACAGATGAAGATACACTTGAAGATTCAGAGAGTGGAGAGTCAATTGCACAAACTTTACTAGGGCCTTCAGTTCGAGGATCATCTGGAAGCCAGCAGGAGAGTTCTCCTCTCATTTTTTCAGACAGAATGTGCAGACGAGAGGCAATTGAAGAATCCAGTGATATACATGAAACGGTCACAACTCAAAGGCAGAATGTTAGTAGCAACTCTGGCTTGACCAGTGGCCAAAGAAAAGTTAATTCAGATAGGACCACAAGCCCACCTCTATTGTTACCTCTTAACAGAATTTCCCTTAGTAGTATTGCTCCAATAAAGCGACAGAGCTCCCCTAAGAGGTTATGTTCAATTATATTATCTGATTCTGAAAGTGAGCCAAGTCACAGTAGCATGAAACCCCTGGTCTGTCCTGaggaaactgcaaaaaaacatgAAGACAAAAGGGAATGTTACCCTCTGAGAGGGAGGAAGGCTAAGAGGAAGACATTCTTTTCAGATTCTGACACATCACTTTCTGATGCAGAATCTCCCAATTTGGAATATGAGCCTGTGCAAAAAATGGAGCAGAACAAGTTTGAGAGCAATGTGTCTTTAGTAGGACAGGACTTGAATGTCCCAAAGTTAGTAGGAGAGGACTTGAATGTTCCAGATACACATAATGAAGCAGAAAAGGCTAGCAGTCATATGTTAGGGGGAAAAGACAGGGGAAATCATTGTTTGTTTATTGAGAAAAAGCAGTGCAAAGAAGAAGGGGCAATCAGACGTGTCTTAAATCCTAAATTGTGCACAAAAAAGAGCCCGAATAAAACGAAACACAGTTGGCAAAGTATAGAGAGCACCAGATCAAAAGGGgaaaatgcaaaaatagaaaGTGCTAGAGCAAGTACTACCAAGCAGATAAATGCATCTGCAAAGAACCAAGCAAGGAACACCAGGAGTAAAGACATTCAACTTACCCTTGATTTCAGCAACACCAACATG GTACACTATGATGGCACCcctttccaatatacatatacCACTCCTTCTGCAGAACTCTGTTCCTGTGTAGATACCATAAG GCTTCCCGCAGACCTCTGTGAATGGGCAAGAAAGATTCTTTTGGAACCTGAGAAGCTGGTCTCTTGA
- the XB5835883.L gene encoding telomere end-binding protein PTOP isoform X1 produces the protein MTAYQCSIGHPWIMDILAKYKKNVKYKPVTAQVVEFVKMSAMSSDDSQGVAAVVHISDRKYYIRGIITKEAQVILEREDEHFTLGDIKNKIIILKNYNVVFTAVEDLNSCEFSITVHHFSILPMETNSVDLLNCNMNPAVRRKIKELWQNYTAEQAMNASSADMSLSEISLTQLLNIACEERLSALKSLAEQCLDIDQPSNQDTPQAMTRWGEEIRKNTDANKFNIPLDLLLISPDEEAALEQITGATVQHSSCNDTYVSSEMDDAIAEHHSEKEPSSPSYSTALSTQSDDYFDDVPATQSVNPWNKLQPLSLTLSSVSQAKASSSEAQQNTDEDTLEDSESGESIAQTLLGPSVRGSSGSQQESSPLIFSDRMCRREAIEESSDIHETVTTQRQNVSSNSGLTSGQRKVNSDRTTSPPLLLPLNRISLSSIAPIKRQSSPKRLCSIILSDSESEPSHSSMKPLVCPEETAKKHEDKRECYPLRGRKAKRKTFFSDSDTSLSDAESPNLEYEPVQKMEQNKFESNVSLVGQDLNVPKLVGEDLNVPDTHNEAEKASSHMLGGKDRGNHCLFIEKKQCKEEGAIRRVLNPKLCTKKSPNKTKHSWQSIESTRSKGENAKIESARASTTKQINASAKNQARNTRSKDIQLTLDFSNTNMVHYDGTPFQYTYTTPSAELCSCVDTIRLPADLCEWARKILLEPEKLVS, from the exons ATGACTGCCTATCAATGTTCCATTGGTCACCCTTGGATAATGGATATTCTTgccaaatataagaaaaatgtaaaatacaagccTGTTACTGCCCAGGTGGTTGAG TTTGTAAAGATGTCGGCTATGTCCTCAGATGACTCCCAAGGTGTAGCAGCAGTTGTACATATTTCTGATAGAAAGTACTACATCCGAGGCATCATCACAAAGGAAGCACAAGTAATACTGGAAAG AGAGGATGAGCACTTCACATTGGGTGACATCAAGAACAAAATTATCATCCTGAAGAATTATAATGTTGTTTTTACTGCAGTGGAAGACCTA AACAGTTGTGAATTCTCCATAACTGTTCACCATTTCAGTATATTGCCGATGGAAACAAATAGTGTAGATCTGTTGAACTG CAACATGAACCCTGCAGTGAGAAGGAAGATCAAAGAACTATGGCA aAATTACACGGCAGAACAGGCTATGAATGCATCATCAGCTGATATGAGTTTATCAG AAATATCTCTTACTCAGCTACTGAATATTGCATGTGAAGAAAGGCTCAGTGCTTTAAAGTCACTTGCAGAGCAGTGCCTCGATATTGACCAACCTTCTAACCAGGATACCCCACAAGCCATGACTAGGTGGGGAGAGGAAATAAGGAAAAACACG GATGCTAATAAGTTTAATATCCCTTTGGATTTACTCCTTATTTCACCAGATGAGGAAGCTGCTTTGGAACAGATTACAGGTGCTACAGTGCAACATT CATCCTGTAATGATACTTATGTGTCCAGTGAAATGGATGATGCCATAGCTGAGCATCATAGTGAAAAAGAGCCTTCCT CTCCCTCATATAGCACTGCATTGTCAACTCAAAGTGATGACTACTTTGATGATGTTCCTGCAACTCAGTCTGTGAATCCTTGGAACAAATTGCAGCCACTTAGCCTCACTTTGAGCTCTG TTTCCCAGGCAAAAGCCTCTTCCTCTGAAGCCCAGCAAAATACAGATGAAGATACACTTGAAGATTCAGAGAGTGGAGAGTCAATTGCACAAACTTTACTAGGGCCTTCAGTTCGAGGATCATCTGGAAGCCAGCAGGAGAGTTCTCCTCTCATTTTTTCAGACAGAATGTGCAGACGAGAGGCAATTGAAGAATCCAGTGATATACATGAAACGGTCACAACTCAAAGGCAGAATGTTAGTAGCAACTCTGGCTTGACCAGTGGCCAAAGAAAAGTTAATTCAGATAGGACCACAAGCCCACCTCTATTGTTACCTCTTAACAGAATTTCCCTTAGTAGTATTGCTCCAATAAAGCGACAGAGCTCCCCTAAGAGGTTATGTTCAATTATATTATCTGATTCTGAAAGTGAGCCAAGTCACAGTAGCATGAAACCCCTGGTCTGTCCTGaggaaactgcaaaaaaacatgAAGACAAAAGGGAATGTTACCCTCTGAGAGGGAGGAAGGCTAAGAGGAAGACATTCTTTTCAGATTCTGACACATCACTTTCTGATGCAGAATCTCCCAATTTGGAATATGAGCCTGTGCAAAAAATGGAGCAGAACAAGTTTGAGAGCAATGTGTCTTTAGTAGGACAGGACTTGAATGTCCCAAAGTTAGTAGGAGAGGACTTGAATGTTCCAGATACACATAATGAAGCAGAAAAGGCTAGCAGTCATATGTTAGGGGGAAAAGACAGGGGAAATCATTGTTTGTTTATTGAGAAAAAGCAGTGCAAAGAAGAAGGGGCAATCAGACGTGTCTTAAATCCTAAATTGTGCACAAAAAAGAGCCCGAATAAAACGAAACACAGTTGGCAAAGTATAGAGAGCACCAGATCAAAAGGGgaaaatgcaaaaatagaaaGTGCTAGAGCAAGTACTACCAAGCAGATAAATGCATCTGCAAAGAACCAAGCAAGGAACACCAGGAGTAAAGACATTCAACTTACCCTTGATTTCAGCAACACCAACATG GTACACTATGATGGCACCcctttccaatatacatatacCACTCCTTCTGCAGAACTCTGTTCCTGTGTAGATACCATAAG GCTTCCCGCAGACCTCTGTGAATGGGCAAGAAAGATTCTTTTGGAACCTGAGAAGCTGGTCTCTTGA